The following are from one region of the Sorghum bicolor cultivar BTx623 chromosome 2, Sorghum_bicolor_NCBIv3, whole genome shotgun sequence genome:
- the LOC8074424 gene encoding uncharacterized protein LOC8074424 isoform X2, whose translation MLSVRRRQEDAGVRVAAAAPAQQPRGGLGMDDDAELEEGEACGDDTAFVDPDVALSYIDEKLQDVLGHFQKDFEGGVSAENLGSKFGGYGSFLPTYQRSPLPQTRSPPKAANVTSKSPFHQSSEGMSQKPPAVAVSSTPQSNGPMVPFSGDSIKKEIRQTTKAERGSVSHDSYGPSKSSDQNRLKVRIKVGSDNVLARNNAAIYSGLGLDISSPSSIEDSPDGCGSLSPEVNNVPHESPQTILQIMTCFSVPGGFLLSPLPANILQLTKKVVASSKKWESNVDIENVQEPYEGHVAKKVKSDGKKKKVIDAKNSKNRNDIGAVMRKEIDIETVAGQKIVSEALNISLLSDPRAMDAKGENRLEEVPAENNFGGTRDARLKERSTKTDSMTIKAEPVKAEATECLENSSFGSSEMDLSAVKWEPKPKTEKGETTLEERNTTNDKDLISGRKQEKKIKPESKCDASNFEGSNVINERAPAVSRSMEKVSGKETLPYDTNGENNSKSEVKKMQREQKTNVLTSSDFLEDEKHIHSSAAVKERKSDMQSKSSHTVKKPKAKSHRGVRDNLPEGSYGSKEQDTLENGSGFGDTRPKEKPWKYDSERDSDAPGISRREISSSVKHDKHLASEEQKMHIPPPVTVSTANAAPTHAAPVVIEEHWVSCDICDKWRLLPYEMNPSNLPKKWKCSMLYWLPGMNRCEISEEETTNALNALYVPAPANGIPAVGHPHVASSGLVTSNIPNMNGHIEQNRKRKNVLSDGNFVAEGSHQTQGSGHPMSNQHALSKSKTYTDGIQYPIERDSVSKSVDPTTEKKRSKSKHHSSYSDGGDLVDRSKKHSKVKSKRDLDRDEYKASKKIRKEERRHFDRDRNLGSDLASGDVPDEAKALPVKSATKGSGERSDLSSSKQKSISRHNRLENSKKARQDDVVVPEDESKEYFHQSDVQRSDLSSKKRIVKEWEESQYNPIAHVSKGAIKETYRDQNLKEAKLKSLNSEELFSMTSSKPPKGQHADQVLSHDGGRMNSELVEDNTLFSAKRGLPEQEKSLSDQALDFGEPASDVAYIQTSAVTSSSSKASVSQKKKQTTQAMKTSPIEPLSSSPQRNSNIDKVSVSHNRISGNDQRSSEPVLVGSSRRKSDRDNGQVQLTQGHASDGIHLERGLNEDLQPETGRKDSNVKSSHIPKGSHHLHSGEKNNYNTDGSPMQPGKHPVDPKTSALDKGVSSMHENTKSTNSLQDRNGSTHCPPDGNPPLGLPSGKEKSYLKSNKQDSQKPKPQVVCSPQKESKLDSHSTPLKPNGSKLTPQSRQYNAENGGRHGTAKHAIPSPADTSSPATKDNTSTAYALKEARDLKHKANRLKGEGKELESTRLYFEAALKFLHVASLLEPPSFDGFKQGDAAQSMYSDTAKLCNFVGHAYEKCKKMAAAALAYKCVEVAYLKAAYYKHPTASKDRQVLQAVVQTAPGESPSSSASDIDNLNNNGLSKGSSSKDANSPQVAGNHLLLASRNQPHLMRLLAYTNDVNSAFEATRKSQMAIASAAANHENGDDGLSSVKTVLDFNFRSVNDLLRLVRISMEAISC comes from the exons ATGCTGTCCGTGAGGCGGCGGCAGGAGGATGCGGGCGTCCGCGTAGCCGCAGCAGCGCCGGCGCAGCAGCCCCGGGGTGGACTCGGTATGGACGACGACGCCGAGCTCGAGGAGGGGGAGGCCTGCGGGGACGACACCGCCTTCGTCGACCCCGACGTCGCGCTCTCTTACATT GATGAAAAACTTCAAGATGTACTTGGCCATTTTCAGAAGGACTTTGAAGGAGGTGTGTCTGCAGAGAATCTAG GGTCGAAATTTGGTGGATATGGTTCATTTTTACCTACGTACCAGCGCTCTCCTCTTCCTCAAACTAGAAGTCCACCAAAGGCAGCAAATGTTACCTCGAAATCTCCCTTCCACCAGTCTAGTGAG GGCATGTCTCAAAAGCCTCCGGCTGTGGCAGTTTCATCTACCCCCCAAAGTAATGGTCCTATGGTGCCTTTTTCTGGTGATTCAATTAAAAAGGAAATACGCCAAACCACAAAGGCTGAAAGGGGTTCTGTCTCCCATGATTCGTACGGACCATCGAAATCCAGTGACCAAAATAGACTTAAAGTCCGGATAAAAGTTGGCTCTGATAATGTTTTGGCAAGAAATAATGCGGCTATCTACAGTGGTCTGGGCCTTGAtatttcttcaccttcatccatcgaGGATAGCCCCGATGGCTGTGGGAGCCTGTCCCCTGAAGTTAACAATGTGCCACATGAATCTCCACAAACCATTCTTCAG ATCATGACATGCTTTTCAGTTCCTGGAGGCTTCCTGTTATCCCCTCTACCAGCCAATATATTGCAATTGACAAAAAAGGTTGTGGCTTCGTCAAAGAAGTGGGAATCAAATGTGGACATAGAAAATGTACAAGAACCATATGAAGGCCATGTGGCTAAAAAGGTGAAATCTGATGGTAAGAAAAAGAAGGTGATAGATGCAAAAAATTCAAAGAACAGAAATGATATTGGTGCAGTTATGAGAAAGGAGATTGATATAGAAACAGTAGCTGGTCAAAAGATCGTATCtgaagctctcaacatatcatTGCTATCTGATCCTAGAGCGATGGATGCAAAAGGTGAGAATCGACTTGAAGAGGTGCCAGCAGAAAACAACTTCGGCGGAACTAGAGATGCTCGATTGAAAGAGCGGTCCACCAAGACTGACTCCATGACTATCAAAGCGGAACCTGTCAAAGCAGAGGCGACGGAATGCTTAGAGAACAGTAGTTTTGGCAGTTCAGAAATGGATTTGTCAGCAGTGAAATGGGAACCAAAACCCAAGACAGAAAAGGGAGAGACGACTTTAGAAGAGAGGAATACAACTAATGACAAAGACCTAATATCAGGTaggaagcaagaaaagaaaataaaacctGAGAGTAAATGTGATGCCTCTAACTTTGAAGGTAGCAATGTTATAAACGAAAGAGCTCCAGCTGTTTCCCGGAGCATGGAAAAAGTTTCTGGTAAAGAAACTTTACCTTATGACACAAATGGGGAAAATAACTCCAAGAGTGAGGTAAAAAAAATGCAGAGAGAACAAAAGACCAACGTTTTGACGTCTTCTGATTTCCTGGAGGATGAGAAACACATTCATTCTTCTGCTGCAGTTAAGGAGAGGAAAAGTGATATGCAGTCCAAATCTAGCCATACTGTAAAGAAACCCAAAGCAAAATCACATAGAGGTGTTAGGGACAACTTGCCTGAAGGATCTTATGGAAGCAAGGAACAGGACACATTGGAGAATGGAAGTGGCTTTGGAGATACCCGACCAAAGGAAAAACCATGGAAATATGACAGTGAGAGGGATTCTGATGCACCTGGGATCTCAAGGAGGGAGATTTCTTCTAGTGTAAAGCATGACAAGCACTTGGCTTCTGAGGAGCAGAAGATGCATATACCTCCACCTGTCACTGTATCAACTGCTAATGCAGCTCCTACACATGCAGCCCCAGTTGTAATAGAGGAACATTGGGTGAGCTGTGACATATGCGATAAATGGCGTCTCCTACCTTATGAAATGAATCCTTCAAATCTTCCTAAGAAGTGGAAATGTAGCATGCTATATTGGCT ACCTGGGATGAATAGGTGTGAGATTAGTGAAGAGGAGACTACAAATGCTCTGAATGCACTTTATGTCCCTGCCCCTGCAAATGGTATTCCTGCAGTCGGTCATCCTCATGTTGCTTCATCAGGACTAGTAACATCCAACATTCCCAATATGAATGGACATATTGAGCAgaatagaaaaagaaaaaatgttCTAAGTGATGGAAATTTTGTGGCTGAGGGTTCTCACCAAACACAGGGTTCAGGTCATCCAATGAGCAACCAACATGCTCTTAGTAAAAGTAAAACTTATACTGATGGTATCCAGTATCCGATTGAGAGAGATTCTGTAAGCAAATCGGTTGACCCAACAACTGAAAAGAAAAGGTCCAAGAGCAAGCATCACAGTAGCTATTCTGATGGAG GAGATCTTGTCGACAGATCTAAGAAGCATTCTAAAGTAAAAAGCAAGAGAGACTTGGATCGTGATGAATACAAAGCTTCTAAGAAAATTAGAAAAGAAGAGCGACGCCATTTTGATAGAGATCGAAACCTTGGATCTGATTTAGCTAGTGGAGATGTTCCTGATGAGGCCAAGGCTTTGCCTGTGAAGTCAGCAACCAAGGGTTCAGGTGAAAGGAGTGATCTTTCTTCATCAAAGCAAAAAAGTATCTCACGGCATAACCGTTTGGAAAATTCCAAGAAAGCAAGGCAAGATGATGTAGTTGTTCCCGAAGACGAGAGCAAGGAATATTTTCACCAGTCAGATGTACAAAGATCAGATTTGTCTAGTAAGAAGAGGATAGTGAAGGAATGGGAGGAGAGTCAGTACAATCCAATAGCTCATGTAAGCAAAGGAGCTATCAAGGAAACCTATAGGGATCAGAACTTAAAGGAAGCAAAGTTGAAGTCATTGAATTCTGAAGAACTGTTTTCTATGACGAGCTCCAAACCACCAAAAGGTCAACATGCTGATCAGGTTTTGTCTCATGATGGGGGGCGTATGAACAGCGAGTTAGTTGAGGATAACACACTCTTTAGTGCCAAAAGAGGTCTGCCTGAACAAGAAAAGAGCCTTTCTGATCAGGCTTTGGACTTTGGTGAACCTGCTAGTGATGTCGCCTATATTCAGACTTCAGCTGTAACTTCAAGTTCTTCAAAGGCTTCAGTCTCACAAAAAAAGAAGCAGACCACTCAAGCTATGAAGACTTCGCCAATTGAGCCTCTTTCTTCATCACCACAGAGAAACTCCAACATTGACAAGGTCTCTGTCTCTCATAATAGAATTTCAG GCAATGATCAACGGTCTAGTGAACCTGTTTTGGTTGGTTCTTCCCGAAGAAAATCTGATAGAGATAATGGACAGGTTCAGTTAACTCAAGGTCATGCCTCTGATGGTATTCATCTTGAAAGGGGTTTGAATGAGGACCTGCAGCCTGAAACTGGGAGGAAGGATTCTAATGTAAAGAGCTCCCATATTCCTAAAGGTTCTCACCATTTGCATTCTGGTGAAAAAAATAACTATAATACAGATGGCTCTCCTATGCAACCAGGAAAGCATCCTGTTGATCCAAAGACATCAGCCTTGGATAAAGGTGTTTCAAGTATGCATGAAAATACCAAAAGCACAAATTCTCTTCAGGATAGAAATGGATCAACTCATTGCCCACCAGATGGAAATCCTCCGCTCGGTTTACCATCTGGAAAAGAGAAATCATATCTCAAGAGCAACAAGCAAGATTCACAGAAGCCTAAACCCCAGGTGGTCTGCTCACCTCAGAAAGAAAGCAAATTAGATTCCCATTCCACTCCATTAAAACCTAATGGGTCAAAATTGACTCCACAATCAAGACAATACAATGCTGAAAATGGAGGGCGACATGGAACTGCAAAACATGCAATTCCTAGTCCTGCTGATACTTCTAGTCCAGCTACGAAGGACAATACGTCAACTGCATATGCTCTGAAAGAAGCCCGGGATTTAAAGCATAAGGCTAATCGTTTGAAG GGAGAAGGAAAAGAGCTTGAAAGTACAAGACTCTACTTTGAGGCTGCCTTAAAATTTTTGCATGTTGCATCACTTTTGGAACCTCCTAGCTTTGATGGTTTCAAACAAGGCGATGCAGCCCAGAGCATGTATTCAGATACTGCAAAACTTtgcaa CTTTGTTGGTCATGCATATGAAAAATGCAAGAAgatggctgctgctgctttAGCATACAAGTGTGTTGAAGTTGCTTATCTGAAGGCTGCATACTACAAACACCCAACTGCAAGCAAGGATAGACAAGTGTTACAGGCAGTTGTACAGACTGCACCAG GTgaatcaccatcatcttcagccTCAGACATTGATAATTTGAATAATAATGGATTATCCAAGGGCTCTTCAAGCAAGGATGCTAATTCGCCACAAGTGGCTGGAAATCATTTGTTGCTGGCCTCTCGAAATCAACCACACTTGATGCGGTTACTTGCTTAt ACAAATGATGTCAATAGTGCCTTTGAGGCTACTCGGAAGTCACAAATGGCAATTGCTTCTGCTGCTGCCAATCATGAAAATGGAGATGATGGTCTTTCTTCAGTAAAAACAGTACTGGATTTTAACTTCCGAAGTGTGAATGATCTACTAAGGCTTGTGAGGATTTCAATGGAGGCTATCAGCTGCTGA
- the LOC8074424 gene encoding uncharacterized protein LOC8074424 isoform X1, with amino-acid sequence MLSVRRRQEDAGVRVAAAAPAQQPRGGLGMDDDAELEEGEACGDDTAFVDPDVALSYIDEKLQDVLGHFQKDFEGGVSAENLGSKFGGYGSFLPTYQRSPLPQTRSPPKAANVTSKSPFHQSSEGMSQKPPAVAVSSTPQSNGPMVPFSGDSIKKEIRQTTKAERGSVSHDSYGPSKSSDQNRLKVRIKVGSDNVLARNNAAIYSGLGLDISSPSSIEDSPDGCGSLSPEVNNVPHESPQTILQIMTCFSVPGGFLLSPLPANILQLTKKVVASSKKWESNVDIENVQEPYEGHVAKKVKSDGKKKKVIDAKNSKNRNDIGAVMRKEIDIETVAGQKIVSEALNISLLSDPRAMDAKGENRLEEVPAENNFGGTRDARLKERSTKTDSMTIKAEPVKAEATECLENSSFGSSEMDLSAVKWEPKPKTEKGETTLEERNTTNDKDLISGRKQEKKIKPESKCDASNFEGSNVINERAPAVSRSMEKVSGKETLPYDTNGENNSKSEVKKMQREQKTNVLTSSDFLEDEKHIHSSAAVKERKSDMQSKSSHTVKKPKAKSHRGVRDNLPEGSYGSKEQDTLENGSGFGDTRPKEKPWKYDSERDSDAPGISRREISSSVKHDKHLASEEQKMHIPPPVTVSTANAAPTHAAPVVIEEHWVSCDICDKWRLLPYEMNPSNLPKKWKCSMLYWLPGMNRCEISEEETTNALNALYVPAPANGIPAVGHPHVASSGLVTSNIPNMNGHIEQNRKRKNVLSDGNFVAEGSHQTQGSGHPMSNQHALSKSKTYTDGIQYPIERDSVSKSVDPTTEKKRSKSKHHSSYSDGGDLVDRSKKHSKVKSKRDLDRDEYKASKKIRKEERRHFDRDRNLGSDLASGDVPDEAKALPVKSATKGSGERSDLSSSKQKSISRHNRLENSKKARQDDVVVPEDESKEYFHQSDVQRSDLSSKKRIVKEWEESQYNPIAHVSKGAIKETYRDQNLKEAKLKSLNSEELFSMTSSKPPKGQHADQVLSHDGGRMNSELVEDNTLFSAKRGLPEQEKSLSDQALDFGEPASDVAYIQTSAVTSSSSKASVSQKKKQTTQAMKTSPIEPLSSSPQRNSNIDKVSVSHNRISGKDGSLNANSTTVPSMAKQLNTEVGVAGNDQRSSEPVLVGSSRRKSDRDNGQVQLTQGHASDGIHLERGLNEDLQPETGRKDSNVKSSHIPKGSHHLHSGEKNNYNTDGSPMQPGKHPVDPKTSALDKGVSSMHENTKSTNSLQDRNGSTHCPPDGNPPLGLPSGKEKSYLKSNKQDSQKPKPQVVCSPQKESKLDSHSTPLKPNGSKLTPQSRQYNAENGGRHGTAKHAIPSPADTSSPATKDNTSTAYALKEARDLKHKANRLKGEGKELESTRLYFEAALKFLHVASLLEPPSFDGFKQGDAAQSMYSDTAKLCNFVGHAYEKCKKMAAAALAYKCVEVAYLKAAYYKHPTASKDRQVLQAVVQTAPGESPSSSASDIDNLNNNGLSKGSSSKDANSPQVAGNHLLLASRNQPHLMRLLAYTNDVNSAFEATRKSQMAIASAAANHENGDDGLSSVKTVLDFNFRSVNDLLRLVRISMEAISC; translated from the exons ATGCTGTCCGTGAGGCGGCGGCAGGAGGATGCGGGCGTCCGCGTAGCCGCAGCAGCGCCGGCGCAGCAGCCCCGGGGTGGACTCGGTATGGACGACGACGCCGAGCTCGAGGAGGGGGAGGCCTGCGGGGACGACACCGCCTTCGTCGACCCCGACGTCGCGCTCTCTTACATT GATGAAAAACTTCAAGATGTACTTGGCCATTTTCAGAAGGACTTTGAAGGAGGTGTGTCTGCAGAGAATCTAG GGTCGAAATTTGGTGGATATGGTTCATTTTTACCTACGTACCAGCGCTCTCCTCTTCCTCAAACTAGAAGTCCACCAAAGGCAGCAAATGTTACCTCGAAATCTCCCTTCCACCAGTCTAGTGAG GGCATGTCTCAAAAGCCTCCGGCTGTGGCAGTTTCATCTACCCCCCAAAGTAATGGTCCTATGGTGCCTTTTTCTGGTGATTCAATTAAAAAGGAAATACGCCAAACCACAAAGGCTGAAAGGGGTTCTGTCTCCCATGATTCGTACGGACCATCGAAATCCAGTGACCAAAATAGACTTAAAGTCCGGATAAAAGTTGGCTCTGATAATGTTTTGGCAAGAAATAATGCGGCTATCTACAGTGGTCTGGGCCTTGAtatttcttcaccttcatccatcgaGGATAGCCCCGATGGCTGTGGGAGCCTGTCCCCTGAAGTTAACAATGTGCCACATGAATCTCCACAAACCATTCTTCAG ATCATGACATGCTTTTCAGTTCCTGGAGGCTTCCTGTTATCCCCTCTACCAGCCAATATATTGCAATTGACAAAAAAGGTTGTGGCTTCGTCAAAGAAGTGGGAATCAAATGTGGACATAGAAAATGTACAAGAACCATATGAAGGCCATGTGGCTAAAAAGGTGAAATCTGATGGTAAGAAAAAGAAGGTGATAGATGCAAAAAATTCAAAGAACAGAAATGATATTGGTGCAGTTATGAGAAAGGAGATTGATATAGAAACAGTAGCTGGTCAAAAGATCGTATCtgaagctctcaacatatcatTGCTATCTGATCCTAGAGCGATGGATGCAAAAGGTGAGAATCGACTTGAAGAGGTGCCAGCAGAAAACAACTTCGGCGGAACTAGAGATGCTCGATTGAAAGAGCGGTCCACCAAGACTGACTCCATGACTATCAAAGCGGAACCTGTCAAAGCAGAGGCGACGGAATGCTTAGAGAACAGTAGTTTTGGCAGTTCAGAAATGGATTTGTCAGCAGTGAAATGGGAACCAAAACCCAAGACAGAAAAGGGAGAGACGACTTTAGAAGAGAGGAATACAACTAATGACAAAGACCTAATATCAGGTaggaagcaagaaaagaaaataaaacctGAGAGTAAATGTGATGCCTCTAACTTTGAAGGTAGCAATGTTATAAACGAAAGAGCTCCAGCTGTTTCCCGGAGCATGGAAAAAGTTTCTGGTAAAGAAACTTTACCTTATGACACAAATGGGGAAAATAACTCCAAGAGTGAGGTAAAAAAAATGCAGAGAGAACAAAAGACCAACGTTTTGACGTCTTCTGATTTCCTGGAGGATGAGAAACACATTCATTCTTCTGCTGCAGTTAAGGAGAGGAAAAGTGATATGCAGTCCAAATCTAGCCATACTGTAAAGAAACCCAAAGCAAAATCACATAGAGGTGTTAGGGACAACTTGCCTGAAGGATCTTATGGAAGCAAGGAACAGGACACATTGGAGAATGGAAGTGGCTTTGGAGATACCCGACCAAAGGAAAAACCATGGAAATATGACAGTGAGAGGGATTCTGATGCACCTGGGATCTCAAGGAGGGAGATTTCTTCTAGTGTAAAGCATGACAAGCACTTGGCTTCTGAGGAGCAGAAGATGCATATACCTCCACCTGTCACTGTATCAACTGCTAATGCAGCTCCTACACATGCAGCCCCAGTTGTAATAGAGGAACATTGGGTGAGCTGTGACATATGCGATAAATGGCGTCTCCTACCTTATGAAATGAATCCTTCAAATCTTCCTAAGAAGTGGAAATGTAGCATGCTATATTGGCT ACCTGGGATGAATAGGTGTGAGATTAGTGAAGAGGAGACTACAAATGCTCTGAATGCACTTTATGTCCCTGCCCCTGCAAATGGTATTCCTGCAGTCGGTCATCCTCATGTTGCTTCATCAGGACTAGTAACATCCAACATTCCCAATATGAATGGACATATTGAGCAgaatagaaaaagaaaaaatgttCTAAGTGATGGAAATTTTGTGGCTGAGGGTTCTCACCAAACACAGGGTTCAGGTCATCCAATGAGCAACCAACATGCTCTTAGTAAAAGTAAAACTTATACTGATGGTATCCAGTATCCGATTGAGAGAGATTCTGTAAGCAAATCGGTTGACCCAACAACTGAAAAGAAAAGGTCCAAGAGCAAGCATCACAGTAGCTATTCTGATGGAG GAGATCTTGTCGACAGATCTAAGAAGCATTCTAAAGTAAAAAGCAAGAGAGACTTGGATCGTGATGAATACAAAGCTTCTAAGAAAATTAGAAAAGAAGAGCGACGCCATTTTGATAGAGATCGAAACCTTGGATCTGATTTAGCTAGTGGAGATGTTCCTGATGAGGCCAAGGCTTTGCCTGTGAAGTCAGCAACCAAGGGTTCAGGTGAAAGGAGTGATCTTTCTTCATCAAAGCAAAAAAGTATCTCACGGCATAACCGTTTGGAAAATTCCAAGAAAGCAAGGCAAGATGATGTAGTTGTTCCCGAAGACGAGAGCAAGGAATATTTTCACCAGTCAGATGTACAAAGATCAGATTTGTCTAGTAAGAAGAGGATAGTGAAGGAATGGGAGGAGAGTCAGTACAATCCAATAGCTCATGTAAGCAAAGGAGCTATCAAGGAAACCTATAGGGATCAGAACTTAAAGGAAGCAAAGTTGAAGTCATTGAATTCTGAAGAACTGTTTTCTATGACGAGCTCCAAACCACCAAAAGGTCAACATGCTGATCAGGTTTTGTCTCATGATGGGGGGCGTATGAACAGCGAGTTAGTTGAGGATAACACACTCTTTAGTGCCAAAAGAGGTCTGCCTGAACAAGAAAAGAGCCTTTCTGATCAGGCTTTGGACTTTGGTGAACCTGCTAGTGATGTCGCCTATATTCAGACTTCAGCTGTAACTTCAAGTTCTTCAAAGGCTTCAGTCTCACAAAAAAAGAAGCAGACCACTCAAGCTATGAAGACTTCGCCAATTGAGCCTCTTTCTTCATCACCACAGAGAAACTCCAACATTGACAAGGTCTCTGTCTCTCATAATAGAATTTCAGGTAAGGATGGATCTCTGAATGCTAACTCAACCACTGTGCCGTCCATGGCAAAACAACTAAATACTGAAGTTGGTGTAGCAGGCAATGATCAACGGTCTAGTGAACCTGTTTTGGTTGGTTCTTCCCGAAGAAAATCTGATAGAGATAATGGACAGGTTCAGTTAACTCAAGGTCATGCCTCTGATGGTATTCATCTTGAAAGGGGTTTGAATGAGGACCTGCAGCCTGAAACTGGGAGGAAGGATTCTAATGTAAAGAGCTCCCATATTCCTAAAGGTTCTCACCATTTGCATTCTGGTGAAAAAAATAACTATAATACAGATGGCTCTCCTATGCAACCAGGAAAGCATCCTGTTGATCCAAAGACATCAGCCTTGGATAAAGGTGTTTCAAGTATGCATGAAAATACCAAAAGCACAAATTCTCTTCAGGATAGAAATGGATCAACTCATTGCCCACCAGATGGAAATCCTCCGCTCGGTTTACCATCTGGAAAAGAGAAATCATATCTCAAGAGCAACAAGCAAGATTCACAGAAGCCTAAACCCCAGGTGGTCTGCTCACCTCAGAAAGAAAGCAAATTAGATTCCCATTCCACTCCATTAAAACCTAATGGGTCAAAATTGACTCCACAATCAAGACAATACAATGCTGAAAATGGAGGGCGACATGGAACTGCAAAACATGCAATTCCTAGTCCTGCTGATACTTCTAGTCCAGCTACGAAGGACAATACGTCAACTGCATATGCTCTGAAAGAAGCCCGGGATTTAAAGCATAAGGCTAATCGTTTGAAG GGAGAAGGAAAAGAGCTTGAAAGTACAAGACTCTACTTTGAGGCTGCCTTAAAATTTTTGCATGTTGCATCACTTTTGGAACCTCCTAGCTTTGATGGTTTCAAACAAGGCGATGCAGCCCAGAGCATGTATTCAGATACTGCAAAACTTtgcaa CTTTGTTGGTCATGCATATGAAAAATGCAAGAAgatggctgctgctgctttAGCATACAAGTGTGTTGAAGTTGCTTATCTGAAGGCTGCATACTACAAACACCCAACTGCAAGCAAGGATAGACAAGTGTTACAGGCAGTTGTACAGACTGCACCAG GTgaatcaccatcatcttcagccTCAGACATTGATAATTTGAATAATAATGGATTATCCAAGGGCTCTTCAAGCAAGGATGCTAATTCGCCACAAGTGGCTGGAAATCATTTGTTGCTGGCCTCTCGAAATCAACCACACTTGATGCGGTTACTTGCTTAt ACAAATGATGTCAATAGTGCCTTTGAGGCTACTCGGAAGTCACAAATGGCAATTGCTTCTGCTGCTGCCAATCATGAAAATGGAGATGATGGTCTTTCTTCAGTAAAAACAGTACTGGATTTTAACTTCCGAAGTGTGAATGATCTACTAAGGCTTGTGAGGATTTCAATGGAGGCTATCAGCTGCTGA